In Planctomycetia bacterium, one DNA window encodes the following:
- a CDS encoding DNA alkylation repair protein: protein MTAQEVIKQLKALGNEKVRAHNTRYGAGKNQFGVLHGDIRKLARKIKINHELGLELWKTGNVDAQLLAVLILQPKSLSARDLEKLVKSAAFAHVADWLHSYVVKVHPEKETLRQKWMTTNHPMAARFGWGLTAGRVVKDPDGLDLPALLDRIESEMAKADPLVQWTMNTTLAEIGIHHPKHRKRALAIGEKIGLYKDWPVSKGCTPPYAPIWINAMVKRRG from the coding sequence ATGACTGCCCAGGAAGTGATCAAGCAACTCAAAGCGCTCGGCAATGAAAAAGTGCGCGCGCACAACACCAGGTACGGCGCCGGCAAGAATCAGTTCGGCGTCCTGCACGGCGATATTCGAAAGCTCGCCAGGAAGATCAAGATCAACCACGAGCTGGGGCTGGAGCTTTGGAAGACCGGCAACGTCGACGCCCAGCTCCTGGCGGTCCTGATTCTTCAACCGAAATCCCTCTCGGCGCGGGATCTGGAGAAGCTGGTGAAATCCGCCGCTTTCGCCCATGTGGCGGACTGGCTGCACTCCTACGTCGTGAAGGTCCACCCCGAAAAGGAGACGCTCCGCCAGAAATGGATGACGACCAACCACCCCATGGCCGCGCGATTCGGCTGGGGACTGACCGCCGGGCGCGTGGTGAAGGATCCCGACGGTCTGGACCTCCCGGCGCTGCTGGATCGCATCGAATCGGAAATGGCGAAGGCCGACCCCCTGGTGCAATGGACGATGAACACCACGCTGGCGGAGATCGGCATTCACCATCCCAAACACCGCAAGCGCGCCCTCGCCATCGGCGAGAAGATCGGCCTGTATAAAGACTGGCCGGTTTCGAAGGGCTGCACGCCGCCCTACGCGCCGATCTGGATCAACGCAATGGTGAAACGGCGAGGATGA
- a CDS encoding type II secretion system protein: MEFHTRLGRQREGVDARGAFTLIELLVAIAIIALMISILIPALNKAKNEGTKAACINNLREILKGSQMYFDDSGNHGLVPWYQMPVHEQFNNINFVTPWVFGGFRAPAPDTTDGNWQNRDSNAYPAQIRPLNKFIDRTATADLLNLSVRGRDLIKSFICPGDRSAMTVSIAGDPVDLDPEQSVSSWQSNGSSFTLNTRFYQGYFGNNFNGPLNNADRRDAANARIAKHMVGGGAARFIFWMEQGMYASLHSAAPTHAQSQAGTPRFGWHRKFSTWSAGFADGHAQHGYFDTRIIYGMDGTIWQPNFAGPPDM; the protein is encoded by the coding sequence ATGGAGTTCCATACACGGCTTGGCCGCCAACGGGAGGGTGTTGACGCGCGAGGTGCGTTCACTTTGATCGAATTGCTGGTCGCCATCGCAATCATCGCCCTGATGATTTCGATCCTGATCCCCGCGCTGAACAAGGCCAAAAACGAGGGCACCAAGGCTGCCTGCATCAACAATCTGCGTGAGATTCTCAAGGGCAGCCAGATGTATTTTGACGACAGCGGCAATCACGGCCTGGTACCGTGGTATCAGATGCCGGTCCACGAACAGTTCAACAACATCAACTTTGTCACGCCCTGGGTCTTTGGCGGCTTTCGTGCGCCGGCGCCGGATACCACTGACGGGAACTGGCAGAATCGCGATTCCAATGCCTATCCGGCGCAGATTCGCCCATTGAACAAATTCATCGATCGCACGGCGACTGCGGATCTGCTGAATCTCTCGGTGCGCGGGCGAGATCTCATCAAGTCTTTCATCTGCCCGGGGGATCGTTCCGCGATGACGGTTTCGATTGCCGGTGATCCGGTCGATCTGGACCCGGAGCAATCGGTCAGTTCGTGGCAGTCCAACGGCAGCAGCTTTACGCTGAATACGCGTTTCTATCAGGGTTATTTCGGCAACAACTTCAACGGCCCGTTGAACAACGCCGATCGTCGCGACGCGGCCAATGCCCGCATCGCCAAGCACATGGTCGGAGGCGGCGCGGCGCGATTCATCTTCTGGATGGAACAGGGCATGTACGCCTCGCTGCACTCGGCGGCCCCCACGCATGCCCAGAGCCAGGCCGGCACGCCGCGCTTCGGCTGGCATCGCAAGTTCTCCACCTGGAGCGCCGGCTTCGCCGATGGCCACGCCCAGCACGGATATTTTGACACTCGTATTATTTATGGCATGGACGGCACGATCTGGCAGCCCAATTTCGCCGGCCCGCCGGACATGTAA
- a CDS encoding prepilin-type N-terminal cleavage/methylation domain-containing protein, translating to MIHAPSHPVRRFGPRAWIPRQSAFTLIEMLVVISLIAVLLALLLPALRSAREQGKVVRCLANLRGIAQATLMYIESEKRAVLPFYQIPPHAAYAGQVELYTPLVFGGYRSTRPSPDGLVIDASLYPAQLRPLNAFVDPTASASLAPADRGRDVIKLYQCPGDRTYSTSVIGAEPVDVLDEPLASHEANGSSYCLNSRFMQGYAGGNGTFLIEDSPAYSLRLAESGAFVGGKASRFILWMEQGFYSAAYRAEPTLPNGAAPQREGWHRRFSAWAAGFADGRADYGYYDTRLVFGLGGTIWQP from the coding sequence ATGATCCACGCGCCGAGTCATCCCGTGCGACGTTTCGGGCCGCGGGCCTGGATACCGCGTCAGTCGGCGTTCACCCTGATCGAAATGCTCGTGGTGATTTCGCTGATCGCCGTGCTGCTGGCGCTCTTGCTGCCGGCGCTTCGCAGCGCGCGGGAGCAGGGCAAGGTCGTGCGCTGCCTCGCCAACCTGCGCGGGATCGCACAGGCCACGTTGATGTACATCGAGAGCGAGAAACGCGCCGTGCTGCCGTTCTACCAGATTCCACCGCACGCCGCATACGCGGGCCAGGTGGAGCTTTATACCCCGCTCGTGTTTGGCGGCTATCGCTCGACCCGACCTTCGCCCGATGGGCTTGTCATCGACGCGAGTCTTTATCCTGCCCAGCTTCGCCCCCTCAACGCCTTCGTCGATCCGACGGCCTCGGCGTCGCTCGCGCCGGCCGACCGCGGCCGTGACGTGATCAAGCTTTATCAATGCCCCGGAGACCGAACGTATTCGACGTCCGTCATCGGCGCGGAGCCGGTGGACGTGCTCGATGAGCCGCTTGCCTCGCACGAAGCCAACGGAAGCAGTTATTGTCTCAATTCGCGTTTCATGCAGGGCTACGCCGGAGGGAACGGGACCTTTTTGATCGAGGATTCGCCGGCATATTCGCTTCGCCTCGCGGAATCGGGCGCCTTTGTCGGTGGCAAAGCGTCGCGATTCATTCTCTGGATGGAGCAGGGGTTTTACAGCGCGGCCTATCGCGCCGAGCCGACGCTTCCCAACGGCGCGGCTCCCCAGCGCGAGGGCTGGCACCGTCGATTTTCGGCCTGGGCAGCGGGATTCGCCGATGGTCGCGCGGACTACGGCTATTACGATACGCGGCTGGTATTCGGGCTGGGCGGGACCATTTGGCAGCCCTGA
- a CDS encoding amidohydrolase family protein, which yields MRFVFVGVWCVLGWCAAAGAQEKPLAITGARIIPIDGPAILSGTLLVQGGKITAIGPANSTVIPPDAERIDATGRFIMPGLVDTHSHIGGGWGGDGSAPIQPSVRVLDSVNVRDPGFIRARAGGITTMNVMPGSGHLLSGQTIYLKTRKSGTIEEMAIHDESGAILGGMKMANGTNSQREAPFPGTRSKSAALVREKFIKAQDYRRKLEQGKDDPEKRPDRDLELEGLLEVLDGKRIVHHHTHRADDILTVLRLAEEFKFRVVLHHVSEAWKVPNEIARAGVPCSIILVDSPGGKIEAMDMRMETGAVLERAGVLTAFHTDDWINDSRHFFRSAALGVRAGMSREKALYALTMAGAKMLDLGHRVGSLTIGKDADFIVLSGDPFSVYTKVLETYVEGVKVFDRSDPKDLLYAVGGYGAGKEQEMHLCCFEGREEHR from the coding sequence ATGAGATTCGTGTTCGTGGGGGTGTGGTGCGTGTTGGGATGGTGTGCGGCGGCGGGCGCGCAAGAAAAGCCGCTGGCGATCACCGGTGCAAGAATCATCCCGATCGATGGGCCGGCGATCCTTTCCGGCACCCTTCTCGTGCAAGGGGGGAAGATCACCGCGATCGGCCCGGCCAATTCGACCGTGATTCCGCCTGACGCCGAGCGAATCGACGCGACCGGCAGGTTCATCATGCCCGGGCTGGTTGACACGCATAGTCACATCGGCGGCGGCTGGGGCGGCGACGGCAGCGCGCCGATCCAGCCGAGCGTGCGCGTGCTGGACTCGGTCAACGTGCGCGACCCCGGTTTCATCCGCGCTCGCGCCGGCGGCATCACCACAATGAACGTGATGCCGGGTTCAGGACACCTGTTGAGCGGCCAGACGATTTACCTCAAGACACGCAAGTCCGGCACCATCGAAGAGATGGCCATTCACGACGAGTCGGGGGCGATTCTCGGCGGCATGAAGATGGCCAACGGGACCAACTCGCAGCGCGAGGCGCCCTTCCCCGGCACGCGTTCAAAATCGGCCGCGCTGGTGCGCGAGAAGTTCATCAAAGCGCAGGACTATCGCCGCAAGCTCGAACAGGGCAAGGACGATCCGGAGAAACGCCCGGATCGCGACCTGGAACTGGAAGGCTTGCTCGAGGTGCTCGACGGCAAGCGCATCGTCCATCACCACACCCATCGGGCCGACGACATCCTGACGGTGCTTCGACTCGCGGAAGAGTTCAAGTTCCGCGTCGTGCTGCACCACGTCAGCGAGGCGTGGAAGGTCCCGAACGAAATCGCGCGGGCGGGCGTGCCGTGCTCGATTATTCTGGTGGACAGCCCCGGCGGGAAAATCGAAGCGATGGACATGCGCATGGAGACCGGCGCCGTGCTGGAGCGAGCCGGCGTGCTGACGGCCTTTCACACCGACGACTGGATCAACGATTCCCGCCATTTTTTTCGTTCGGCGGCCCTGGGGGTCCGCGCCGGGATGTCGCGTGAGAAGGCTCTGTATGCCCTGACGATGGCGGGCGCGAAAATGCTGGACCTGGGCCATCGCGTCGGCTCGCTGACGATCGGCAAGGACGCCGATTTCATCGTGCTGTCGGGCGACCCCTTCAGCGTTTATACAAAAGTATTGGAAACGTACGTCGAGGGCGTGAAGGTGTTTGACCGAAGCGATCCGAAAGACCTGCTCTACGCCGTCGGCGGCTACGGCGCCGGCAAAGAGCAGGAAATGCACCTGTGCTGCTTTGAAGGCCGGGAGGAGCACCGCTGA
- a CDS encoding amidohydrolase family protein: MTRRLHKPYAWLVLLASWSVSSVTPLPAAAQLAIRGETVYTMAGPPIKDGVVLTEGNRITRVGPASAVQIPAGLRTISAKVVTPGLIDAHSVVGLTGYLNQDQDQDQLDVSEPIQPELRALDSYNPRERLIEWVRGFGITTLHTGHAPGAVISGQTLIVKTAGNTVEDALVRPTAMLACTLGEDARAKGRDAEKKVPGTRSKAVAILREQLVRAGDYRRKLKVEDEKKRPDRDLRMEAMVRVLDGEWPLLVTAHRATDIVSALRVASEFKIKIVLDGAAESYLVMDEIKKAGVPVILHPTMTRSGPGETENLSMETAARLIKAGIPVALQSGFESYVPKTRVALFEAAIAAANGLTFEQALGTVTIEAAKILGISDRVGSLELGKEADLALYDGDPFEYTTHCIGVIVNGVEVAMEPR; encoded by the coding sequence ATGACGCGTCGACTGCACAAACCGTATGCGTGGCTTGTTCTCCTGGCCTCCTGGAGCGTTTCGAGCGTCACCCCGCTCCCCGCCGCCGCACAGCTCGCCATCCGGGGGGAGACCGTTTACACGATGGCCGGACCGCCCATCAAGGATGGCGTCGTGCTGACGGAAGGAAACCGCATCACGCGCGTCGGGCCGGCGTCGGCCGTTCAAATCCCGGCGGGGCTGCGCACGATCTCCGCCAAAGTCGTGACGCCCGGCCTGATCGACGCGCACAGCGTCGTCGGTCTGACCGGCTACCTGAACCAGGACCAGGATCAGGATCAGCTTGATGTGAGCGAACCGATTCAGCCCGAGCTGCGCGCCTTGGACTCCTACAACCCGCGCGAGCGGCTGATCGAATGGGTCCGCGGCTTCGGCATCACAACCCTTCACACCGGTCATGCACCCGGTGCGGTGATCTCCGGCCAGACGCTGATCGTCAAGACGGCCGGCAACACGGTGGAAGACGCACTCGTGCGGCCGACCGCGATGCTGGCCTGCACGCTCGGCGAGGACGCGCGCGCGAAGGGCCGCGATGCGGAGAAGAAGGTGCCGGGGACTCGCTCGAAAGCCGTGGCGATCCTGCGCGAGCAGCTTGTGCGCGCCGGTGATTATCGCCGCAAGCTGAAAGTGGAGGACGAGAAGAAGCGGCCCGACCGCGATCTGCGAATGGAGGCAATGGTCCGCGTGCTGGATGGCGAATGGCCGCTGCTGGTGACGGCGCACCGCGCGACGGATATCGTCTCGGCGCTGCGCGTCGCGAGCGAGTTCAAGATCAAAATTGTGCTGGACGGAGCCGCCGAATCCTATCTGGTCATGGATGAGATCAAGAAGGCCGGTGTGCCCGTGATTCTGCATCCGACCATGACGCGCAGCGGGCCGGGCGAGACGGAGAACTTGAGCATGGAGACCGCCGCAAGGTTGATCAAGGCCGGCATCCCCGTCGCGCTGCAAAGCGGATTTGAAAGCTACGTCCCCAAGACCCGTGTCGCGTTATTCGAGGCGGCCATCGCAGCGGCGAACGGCCTCACGTTTGAGCAAGCCCTCGGTACAGTGACCATCGAGGCGGCGAAGATTCTGGGGATCTCCGACCGGGTCGGTTCCCTGGAGTTGGGGAAGGAAGCCGACCTCGCCCTGTATGACGGGGATCCGTTTGAATACACGACTCATTGCATCGGCGTCATCG